In the Flavisolibacter tropicus genome, one interval contains:
- a CDS encoding alpha/beta hydrolase: MKKILISTLMGLFIAYVLSCTVLYYYQEKLLFMPDKLDKGYRFSFQQPFEEINVATKQGALLNGLLFKADSPKGLVFYLHGNSGSVNHWGDMAKRYNNLHYDVFILDYPGFGKSEGSISSQAELFDDIQSAYNNMKKRYAEEKIVVLGYSIGSGPAAWLAATNTPKLLILQAPYYSMTDMLHHIYPIIPNFLLKYKFATNEYVKRCKMPVVVFHGNQDDVIYYGSSLKLKAEMKAADTLITLNRQGHDDITYNADYIKAIGKILH, encoded by the coding sequence ATGAAAAAGATCCTAATCAGTACATTGATGGGGTTGTTTATAGCATATGTGCTTAGTTGCACGGTGCTTTATTACTACCAGGAAAAACTGCTTTTCATGCCCGATAAGTTAGATAAGGGCTATCGGTTTTCATTTCAACAACCATTTGAGGAGATAAATGTTGCCACAAAGCAAGGCGCACTGCTAAACGGCTTATTATTTAAAGCAGATAGCCCCAAAGGCTTGGTGTTTTATTTACATGGTAATAGTGGCTCGGTTAACCATTGGGGTGATATGGCTAAGCGATATAACAATCTACACTACGATGTTTTCATTCTGGACTATCCAGGTTTTGGAAAAAGTGAAGGTTCCATTTCCAGTCAGGCAGAACTTTTTGATGATATACAATCAGCATACAACAACATGAAGAAAAGATATGCGGAAGAAAAGATAGTTGTTCTAGGCTATTCTATTGGTTCTGGCCCTGCTGCTTGGCTGGCTGCTACAAACACACCTAAACTATTGATATTGCAGGCACCCTATTACAGTATGACTGATATGTTGCACCACATCTATCCAATTATTCCCAACTTTTTGTTGAAGTACAAGTTTGCCACAAATGAATACGTTAAAAGGTGCAAAATGCCGGTAGTGGTTTTCCATGGCAACCAGGACGACGTGATTTACTATGGCTCATCGCTAAAACTAAAAGCAGAAATGAAAGCAGCCGACACGTTAATAACACTGAACAGACAAGGGCACGACGACATTACGTATAATGCTGACTATATCAAAGCCATAGGTAAGATCCTTCACTAG
- a CDS encoding peptidylprolyl isomerase — protein sequence MKRLLLTSLICLAYVVGFSQSKDNPLNDISTVKQAKKFVAKNPEVAQLLEMSSDKDTTDIARALYDKKQGETFRIEGYDYKVLDKTSYPEFRVNYIFLDGSQLSTKTIDSARNVIIHQYKNGTPFSQLVNAYTMDATPNGDVGWFKENVMAAAFEQAVKQHKRNDIFTVDIPDSKWYFVILKTFDDRITTRLTVLKIKAGT from the coding sequence ATGAAAAGACTTTTGCTAACCTCTTTGATTTGCCTGGCTTATGTAGTAGGGTTCAGCCAATCAAAGGATAACCCACTAAATGATATTAGCACTGTAAAACAGGCTAAGAAGTTTGTAGCAAAGAATCCTGAAGTGGCACAGCTATTAGAGATGTCGTCTGATAAAGATACCACTGACATTGCACGAGCTCTTTATGATAAAAAACAGGGGGAGACCTTTCGGATAGAAGGTTACGACTATAAGGTGCTGGACAAAACTTCTTACCCTGAGTTCAGAGTGAATTATATTTTTTTAGATGGCAGCCAATTATCTACCAAAACCATTGACAGCGCACGGAATGTAATTATCCACCAATACAAAAACGGAACACCCTTTTCTCAGCTTGTTAACGCTTACACCATGGATGCCACTCCAAACGGCGATGTAGGTTGGTTCAAAGAAAACGTCATGGCCGCAGCATTTGAACAGGCCGTAAAGCAGCATAAACGAAACGACATTTTCACCGTAGATATACCTGACAGCAAATGGTACTTTGTTATCCTTAAAACATTTGATGACCGGATAACCACGCGACTAACTGTACTTAAAATAAAAGCAGGCACATAA